The nucleotide sequence GTCTCCAGTGGGTGCTCTCGCAaatgtctctctccctgtctctgcctttctcttgcctctctttccctttctccctctgtccacctctctgtttctgtctctctgtcttttaaaCGTTATTCTGAAAAGGGTTCCATGATAgcgaaaaaaaagttaagaaccctgatctagtccaacttccctccctcccaccccccccccccccacgcttTTCTCTCAATAAGAGGCGAACAATTCagaaaatttcttttcattttgcttcatATACTTGTAGCACTGAGTGACATAAACAGGTACAGATATATAGACGCGATTAGCTCTTTAAGAACAGGGATTCTCCTTGCCTTCCTGTGTATCCCCAGCTTAgcccattgcctggcacatattaacaaatgatTATTGGCATGACATGCAGATGTCCAAGATTGGCAGAGACACAGTAAGCAACGAAAGGTTTTCAGTCAGTCAAGTTGAAACAGACAAATGTGCATTTAACCATATAGATCAGTAGCCATAAATGCATGTATTCACACACAACAGTGTTTGTGTAGAGGCCCCTTTCTGTGTGAAAAAATACTGCCCAAATGCAAGCCTTCCTCCTACTTAAAAAGGTTTAAAGTTTCTTCTTCAAAGTTTACCCCTCAGGTGTGGGCTAGGCTGTTATATTGggggatttgtgtgtgtgtgtgggggggggaaggggtatGTGTGATGAGGAGGAATAGTGATATTTGGAACCTTCTCCATGAAGCATCTACCCTAGATACAAGGATCTCCCTAAGAGGGGACAAATTGTTTTCTGTATTCTTCCCAaccaattcttctttttctcaatccAGGAACAGTGGAAGAAATCTTCCAGGGACCCCCTATGCCTCTGAAGGAGTAGTTGAGATTTTCCAACAGGATTCtgtaattcttcccttttcccaatGGCATCATTAATTGCCAAAGACTCCTACCTGCAGAATCTGGCCAAGAAAATCTGTTCTCAGCAGACTGTGGAGCCACAGAAACGAAAATGGGGTAATTTATACAAttcttggaattaaaaaaaaattatagtgcaGTTCTCCTTTTCCATCATCAGGCACCAGCCTCATCTCTAGATCATCTTGGCTGCTATCTTAGGTTAAGAGGCATAGTGGTCTGTATGAAAGAACACTGGAGCTACAAAAGATCTAGATTTTAGGGCCAGGTCTATCATTTACTTAGTCAAACCGTTTTCTGCTTCTGAACCTCAGTGTatgtcttgtcttgtcttctttcacaggcctaatgtgaaggtcaaatgagaaaatgcataTTAAATCTATTTGCAAATCATCTAAGGTTTTATTATGTATGTGTGGCAAAGCAGATAAGGGAATTAATTCATCTGAGAGTTCTCTATACCTGTGAAATTTTAAGTTCAAAAAAGGATGGTAAGGGAAGCTAGatgactcattggattgagagccagacctagagatgggaggtcctgggttcaaatttgacctcagacacttcctagctgtgtgtgatcctggacaagtcattaaaccccaattgcctatcccttactgctcttctgccttggaaccaatacacagaattgattctaagatgaaaggtaagtgtGTAAATGGAGTTTTGTGCCCcagaactacattccccagaattcctttacttTTCCCAGAATCCCTTGAATTATGTTCCCTACTTTACATCCTcatgttttgtaaataaatttctgtgaACTCAgcccttgctctctcttcttccagAGCTCTCCTCTTTGCTCTTTCCAGTGCTCCAGTGCTCCTGGCCTGGGATCCTCCTCTTTACTAAGGCTGtcactttcttttacttcaagttattattaataaattcttataaaaatataatacttgaagtatttaaatattgatttttaagcttacataagagttttaaaaaaaaggatgttgGTGGtagattattattgttgttacttatCCACTAAGGCACAGTTATCCACCCAGTATATTCTTTTGTCATCTGAGGTCTTTTGTTTTTGGTTATCCAACAAGATCCGACAAATTAGGAAGTTATAAGAGTAATCAATCAACAGGTATTATTTATTCGGCATTTATTCTCTACCCAACTCTTTGCCccttaacaagcatttatattatTGTGCAAAGCTGGGcatatgattaaaaacaaaaaggaaaacagtccctgttttaaagagcttacattctagtgggggaggagagaaacaacgcaaaaatgagatttaaagagagaggcagggaaagaAAGTCCCTCTTAGGGTCCTTGTGCTGAAACCTGAAAAGTTAAGAAGGTAATGGAGGATGTCCAACCTGGGACCCTTCTCAAAATGAAGGAAGACAATGATGTTCAGAAGGCTGGGATAGAGAAGGTAGATTCCATGGTAAAATGGCAGCTGAGGCATTGTATCGAACTGCTATCAGACAatagatctgaagtcagaaagacttacattcctaagttcaaatttgacctcagacacttattaggtgtgtgatcacaaacaagtcacttaagcctgtttgtctcagttttatcatctataaagtaagctggagaaggaatagcAAAACCACTCCAttacctttgctaagaaagccccagatagggtcatgaagaggtgGACAAGGctaaaaacaaccaaacaacaactaAAATTGTGTAGTGTAAATAATATGTAGTCTAGAAAttcaaagaagggggaaaataagtGTGAAGGTTGGAGTTGAGATTTGTGTACCAATTTcttcactcttttcatctttcccaAAGAAGTTTGAATTGAAAGAAGAAAGATCATCTAGTTGTACCTGTAAGGATGGGTTTTTGTGCAGAGGAGAGGCAACcaaagggagaaggagacagttgctgacagttgctaaCAGTCGAGACCAGAGGATGCTGGGGATTTTCTcccaggaggagggggaagagaggtcTTCAGGCTGAGGGCTGGGAGGAGTGAGGAAGAAACAACCCAGTTCTGATTCAGTCCAgtgggcttcctgaggatctttctcttggaaattgaaaccctgattccctgatcacagccaTTTCATCACATCTCATCCTTCAAGACCAcaaccatcaagtcagctaagatTTTGGATTCCATTGGGAGCAGTCTCTTAATCTCCCTCACCCATTAcccatccttgctgagagacccttttcagtcaaagcttacaattataggaaaggatagaaatagaaggggaaggggggcgtagaagcttaggagttggaaccaCTAGGGTTCCTACCCAAGTGATGGACTTTCATAGGAATAGccaagagggcacccccaaaatccctctgtccttcacccctttcctcaatccctgatttgtgaataataaaagccatttaacagTAAGATAGTGTTACAGTGTGCCTGAAAGACagtaagggagaggggaaccacagcttggccTAGCAGactccatctttgagccagaccacctgctgtgaaaatAACCAACCTCGTGGAAGGTTTGAGTGAACCCCTTCCTCATTCaggatcggattggggtaccacatacctcctcttgtagggaagccttgcccccaactcttgtggagtggcatgaccatccaagtcacccagttttggggtgacacccccttaaagtcttccagtgtatattcagccccaggggagtgctgaaggagagagtcaccacacagattctctctctctctctctctctctctctctctctttctcctttctatcaATATCCATTACTGGCCCCCTTTTATagttacagttttggcagagccaGCTAGGAGACgcttagcaaaggatttcatagaTTCTACAagatcttctctatctcttcttagGTATATtaggttttgatgactgtttaatTCTGGATCTTCATAATGCTGTGGCCAAGATATTAAGTTTGTGTTCCTATGggtctcctcaataaattgtgcttACTCTGCTGGTATAAATAATTCAGATAGAAGAATTTCAGTATCTgaaaatgtgggatcaaaaagctttaatgctctcttaaattcttttacgGCCTTGAcgggattaaaaaaaaggcaggcattcatttTTTTAGGGTGTCAAGATCTGCAGCAGTGAAtggcttatgtctttttatatggaagactccagaatctggctgcaaaatCACATgatcaataattggtaatattggtactGCTGGTGCTGTTGCCCCTTCCTCTATTGTCTTTGCTGTGTCTATGTGCCTCAGCTGTTtgtattgctatttctattttgtccccTGCTGTGacccctttttcccctttcagtTGAGCATTCTCTTCCagtaactttgctatttcctttcttaatgtcattatcaatacagtgctatcatccttgtgtcctagcaacttgtgcactaaattctttaaggaccaatagaattggaggaatgagatgattactgcaattgtggttggtatgaaagcaaaAACCCTacctatttctagcttcaaccattggcAGGAATCGTATATGtctatgattcccattatataaCCTGGGATCACTACCATCCACAAATCATAAATCATAGTCCACAAGTGGTATAATAATGCAAGGATTCCCATCatggtaaaaattattttccccattgaTGCATCCATTCTACCAGTTTGAATataaaatttctatggtactgTGCCTTTACATTTtgataggagaaaaatggctgccatcagaggcttttgatttttttttttaattttttttaaccacagGAGTTATGTAGGCACTTTGCCTATGCTGGCTCTGCCAGGGGTGAAGGACAGGgattttgggggtgccctcttcgctattcctatggggtccatcatgATGAAATGGCTGtgcccagggaatcagggtttcaatttccaagagaaagatcctcaggaagcccacTGGACTGAATCAGAACTGGGTTGTCTCCTCCTCACTCCTCCCAGCCCTCAGCCTGAAgacctctcttccccctcctcctgggAGAAAATCCCCAGCATCTTCTGCTGGTCTCGACTGttagcaactgtcagcaactgtctccttctccctttgGTTCCCTCTCCTCTGCACAAAAACCCATCCTTACATACCTCAAAGAGGAGAAATACTCTGCCCAGGGTCTTCAATAATGAAATGGTAATTCAGGCCTGAGTCCTCTAACTCTTAAGCCCAGAGCCCTTACTACTATATTGTCCTTCCTCTACTACTATTCCCCAATGGCCCAAAGGTATTAGGTTTTCTGCTGTGTCAGGGACTAGAATgacctttctcccttttctttgttttagctCCCAAATCTGGTCATCTCGAAACCACTGGACCCccgaagaagaagaagaagaagaagaaggagcagAAAAATAAATCTCAGAAGCAGGATGAAAAAGCCAAGGGGATCCAGAATAAGCCCACTGACAGCAGACAATCCAAAACTCCTGGGGCCAAAATACCTGCAGTCACAGAGATGAAGGCACTTTCCAGCACCACTGAAGATTCCACAGGTGAGAGCTCCTAATGTGATGGTAGGCAAGGAAGACTTAAACAGAAGCGAAAACATTTTCCTGTCCTCATATCAAGCATGTACCATATATTAGAGGCATGACAGAATATTCTACTGGGAGGTAGAAGAGTCAGGTTCTAGTTCCTCAGCAGACACATATCAAGACCCTTTTAAGCTTAATGGAGAACCTGCTAAAGTTTCTTCTCCCTTGTAATAGTCTTTAAGAACCTGATATCCTACCATGGTAAAGATTGGAATTTAGTAGAtgtagagctaaaagagaccttaaaggCCTTACAGTCCAGCTCCCAAAGATAAGACAGCTGAGGATTTAGAGAAGGGAAGTAATCCAGATAAGGAGTAAGTATTagtggtgagatttgaacctagggcctctgactccagaatcacTATTCTTTTTGTTTCAGCTTTCTGCTATATCAAGCATCCACAGTGGCATTGCAGGAGGATTTTAGGGTCTAGCTCTTAGTCTAAAATTGAAAGCATGTCTTCACTAAGAAcactaaggggcagctggatgaaagtgaatagagccaggcctagtgacaggaggtcttgggtttaaatctggccatagacactttttagctgtgttaccctgggcaagtcacttaacctcagttgcctagctcttatcattcttctgccttggaaggtttaaaaaagaacatccccaccattctggagggcagtttggaactatgcccaaaaggctttaaaagaatgcctaccctttgatccagccataccactgctgggtttgtacaccaaagagataatagggaaaaatgcttgtacaaaaatatttatgctgCATTCTTTATggtggcagaaaattggaaaatgaggggttgtccctggattggggaatggctgaacaaattgtggtatctgttggtgatggaatactattgtgctgaaagaaatgatgaactggaagaattccatgtgaactggaacgacctccaggaattgatgcagagcagaaccaggagaacattgtacacagagacagatacactgtgatacagttgaatgtaatagacttttctactagcagcaatgcaatgatccaggacaattttgaggaattaatgagaaagaacactatccatatccagagaaggagttgtgggagtagaaatgcagaagaaaaacatgattgatcacatggttcaatgggtatatgattggggttttagcATTAAAAGATcaatctattgcaaatattaatatggaaatgggttttcaacaatgatacatgtaacctagtggaattgcttatcagccctgggagagggaagggaagaggggtcggaaaagtcatgaatcatgtaaccataggaaaatagtctaaataaacaTACAGAGAATGAACATCATAGGTATTTGGCTGATGAATTTTGGCCAAGATGGGACCCAAGTGGATATGGGTACTTGAAATGGCAAGGATGTGGAAGAAGCTGACTTGTGAGAATAGACCAAAAAGTGATGAACACTTCATTTTAGGAGAAATGAAGGTTGCAATTTTGAACCcttgaaggagaaggaaaggagaggaaactgCAGACTCATTTACCAAACCCCCTTTACTTCAGAGATAGCTTGGTGTGACAGAACACTGAACTGGGAATCAGGATTTATGAGTCCTAGTGTTTGTTCTTCCGGGAGATCTTCAACTTTGTGGACATTACTTCCcctctctagatctcagtttccccatctgtaaagtgaaagcaTCGGAATGATTGTCTTTTAAGGGGCCTTTTCACTCTCACATTCTAGATTCTGTACATACAAAGTGCCTCATAAATGAAAGGTGAGGCATTGATTATTTTTTGATTGATAAAATTATAGAAGAGATTAAATATATTCTTGGCTTCAAGAGCAAAGCTAAATGCTTAGGGGTTAGAgtttcaaagaagcaaatttagacttgatctGACTTCCAGATATTTGGAGTTATCTGAAAGTAGAATGGGCTAGCTCTGGGTTGTGGGTTCCTATTTTTTAGAGGTATTCAAGGAAAGGCTAGATTTCTACTCATTGGATATAACATAAAGGGTATTTGGGTTTGGTGTGGGTTGGAGTAGATGGCCCTacaagtcccttctaactctgggATTCTGTAATTACTGCCAGAACACATTGGCATCATAGACACCCTAAAGGGAGAGAACTTCTCTGAGACAGATACAGCTCTAAGATGAGAATcttggaatgtcagagctggtcAAGTTCTTAGTGTCTGTCTagttcagttccctcattttgcaAACCAGGAAAAATGTTCTTCAGAGAAGAAAAGTGATTTACTACCCCAAATCAGACAGAAGATTAGCAGCAAAGCTGGGACTAGGAAAGACCCAGAGCTCCaggtctttttttattattatttaagtcTTACATATTctcctctctctttaaaaaaattttttaaagtattttaaattaatttttagaaatttccacttattaagcatttgtttcttctttctttcccttccttcccactaCTCCCTTCACTCAACACCAGGGAAAGAAGGCCAAACTGTGTTACAAATAAAcatattcaaacaaaacaaattcccattttgccatgtccaaaaatgtgggTCTCATTCTGcatactctttttaaaattattaatattattattaaaactcactgttttagaattcatactaagtttcagtttcaaggcagaagaatggtagacCTAttctatggcacacatgctggaggggctgctcccctccccctctcctttgaagctgaggacatttctcacatcatccatcatccctctgcccagcagcccagtgggagtgcttcttccttcccctgtctggagtaaggcagggggctcacatgtggtatgaaggttgcagtttgagcacttggtttctaaaaggttcaccatctctgggctagacaattgggattaagttacttgcccagggtcgcataactaggaagtatctgaatctaaATTTTagccaaggacctcccatctccagacgtGGCACTCTAgagatccactgagccatctagctgccccctgcatatTTTTTCTCAAGTAATTCTTACCTCAATTCCTTTTGACAGTTGTTCCTGCCAGCAAGCCAGGCTCCTTCCTAGCCATGGACATTCTCCGTCAGCGGCTACATGAAAAAATACAGGAAGCCAGTGGCCAGGTAGGCTTAATATCTGCAAACCCTCTCTATTTCATACCTTATTGGACATGGGCTTCTCTTAGGCCTTACAGGTTGAACTGTTGTCTTTATTGGGCATTTTTCccttgaaaatgtttttttcattcattcattcaacaaatagttctttatttttattattttagtcttatttttacatatatatttttttgtttttgtttgttaaactcttactttctatcttggtaacaactgtaagacagaagatcagcaaGGGCTAGGACAACAGgcttaagtaaattgcccagggtcacatagctaggaggtatctgaggtcagattagaacccaggacatcttgtctccaggcctgcatctctatccactgagctacctaaagAAGGGAGTTGCATATTCTCAATTCTTCTTCAAGCCCAAGTTTGATCAATGTAATTATACAGGAGTCTGTTTTGGCCTTTGTTCTTTCTACTTAATATTTCaactaataattattaaatacctCCTGTGCTTGTGTACTATGATTACTAAGCTACTAAGAGAGATGCAAGATAAAAATGCTTCTTGCTCAAGTTGCTTAGAGTCTAGTCTAGGACaccaaagaggagaaaggaaaatgtttgggttttttcctaTATAATCTATCCCTTGGCTAGTTGTTAAAAACAATAGTCCTGAGTCTTAAGAGGCTTGCCAAGAAAAGAGGTGTAAACTGTGCTTAGCATTATTTTGAAAGACAGCCTAGCACAGtgaagatttgaagccaggaagagcaTGATTCAAAACTGTCAAACAGTTAACTATGGCCCTGGGGAAATTATTTACCTTCTTGGAGTCTGTCTCTTAGTGGCTTCTACCTCATGAAAGACACAATATATGGAAAATacattgtaaaccttaaagtacagtattggctcatagatttagagccattTCTTTCATTCTGCAATTGAGGACATTGAAGTCCAGACAATTTaggggacttgctcaaggtcatacatatagtaaatggcagagcaaCCCAGGTCCTTTATAAGtgtaagctattattatagttaataataataatttgttggCTTAAATGAAAGGatctttatataaattataaatattcgTGCTTCTCTATTTATATGGATTCACTTTTCTCCAACTGCTCTAATTAGGCTGCACATCAGATTGGCACTTAGCAATCCTTCCTGGCAGGATTATGCTCCCCTGTTTTGTGGGTGAGAAATAGGGAAGAGAGAGGCAATTTTAGAATTGAGTAAGTATGGTATGTAGATAGAGTCCTCTTCATTCTCCCTTATTTTCTATTGTTCCAACTAGACTTTTAGAGGCTACATGAGATTGGCACTTTCAGGGTGGGATTATGCTCCCTTGTTTTATGGATAAGAGATACTGGGGGAAGTAGAGAGAAGGGTGAAGCAATTTTAGAATTGAGTAAGTATGATGTATAGATAGAGTCCCCTTCATTCTCCATTATTTTCTACTGAGGGCATAGCCTAGGAGCGAGTACTGGTACTGGGAGGCCTAGTGTCTAGCTTGCTGTTAGGAATCCAAGCTATATGAGCTTGGACAagccttttcctttctctagacTCTATCGATCTCATCTTTGGGTGGGGAGTAGGATTAGAATAGGTGATCTCTAAGTCCCTTTCTAATTAGCAGTCCACAGCCCTCTCCTGTTGCCATCTTTGGAATTCTCATCTTCATTTGACCCCTCCAGGGCCACACCAAATTGCTGTCTCCTGCAGCACTGGAGAAGAGGCAGCGGAGGAAGCAGGAACGAGAGAGGAAGAAGCGGAAACGCAAGGAGCTCAGGGCCAAGGAGAAGGCAGCCAAGGCCGAAACCAAAACTGAAGCCACAGAAGCTACACCAGAGCTCCCAAAGCAGGATCCAAAGGGCCTGACTGAGCTGGTGTTCAACAAGTTGGAGGTAAATGAGGGGCCAGTCAGCAAGGCccaaaagaagaaggagaagcgGCAGCGAGTGAAGGGGAACCTGACCCCCCTAACAGGGAAGAACTACAAACAGTTGTTGGAGCGTGTACAGGCCCGGAAGAGTAAGTTGGAGGAGCTGAAGGAACAGGATGAGGAGAAGGCACGGGAGATGGAGACCAAAATGAAGTGGACAAACCTGCTGTACAAGGCCGAAGGTGTGAAAATCCGTGACGATGAGGAGCTTCTGAAGGCAGCCTTGAAGCGCAAGGAGAAGCGCCGGGCCCAGAGGAAGCGGCAGTGGGAGAAGCGCACGGCCCATGTGGTGGAGAAGATGCAGCAGCGACAGGACAAGCGGCGCCGGAACCTACGCAAGAAGAAGGTGGCTAAGATAGAGCGTCGCAAGGCCAAGGCTCGCAAGAAGGGCCGCATCCTGCCCGAGGACCTAGAGAAGGCTGGGCTCCACTGAGGATTGGGGAGACCCTTCACAGCTCCAGGAGATCTGCCTTCCCTGACCTGCATTTCCTCTGGATTCCCTCCTGTGACTGCTCTCTTCAGCAGAGtcacatttgttaagtgcctactgtgtgtgaGGCACCATGCCAGGAACTGGAGATTCAAAGGCAAAAACTAAAAACTGTCCCTGAGTTCCCCAACTcattcaagtcctacctcctcCATAAATCCTTTGGTTTAGTGCTATTCTTCTAACTTCTGTGTCGGGGGGTTGCTTCTAGtatctactcttccttctccagtaaCCCTCAGTCCATCTCTAGGCCCCTAAGCTGGGCGACACAAAACCGGACATCTCTCCCAGCAGGACAAAGTCCCTGAATGCTGTAATATGGGTCAGGTTCTTCAATCCAATAGGAAGTTCACATAGAAAGTCCAGGGGATTGGACTAAAAGGTAGCTCATAGCTTTCTTAATCTTCTTGGACCTCAAAAAATCCAATAGAATAGTCTCTTTACCCaggttttttaatgttttttaaaaaaaatttttttaattgttgtaaACTGGATTAGCAACAGAAAACATGAATATTTTCCATGTTAAAAAAGTAAGAATAGGTAAATAGGATTatatatgaaaccatgaatctctaTTATACTTGGAATTGTAATGGTTGTCTTAAAGCAAATGGTGGATACATGGTTCAGGACTAATTTAAGAAATAGGGAAACTTCTCCAGTGGTTCCTTCTAGGAGACATGTTGAATTGAAGAGTCCCATTGGAAAGCCAAATGGAGAAGTTAGATCCTTCACccaattttccctttcccaattaCCACAGGAATTGCTGGATCAACCTCCTTGGATCTCatgtaggaaggaaagaattgtGTTTGGGAgttttagaataaataaattcatttgagtctttttctttaactttttttgtacCTTTACCTGTGAAGGTCAGCAACTTTAGACAAGGTAAAGTTACCTGAGATAGTAAGAGATTGggacttttcttcctcttcattacTTGGGTGCTGCTTTTCACTGGCTGCTATAAGGATTATTTTCCaaaagagaagtttaaaaaaattttttaatgtttatttttaaattgttttacattttgagttctaaattctctcccttccatcatCCCCCTACACATCAAGAAGGCAAACAGTATGATacttatacatatgaaatcatgtttctaataaaagaaaaaaaaagcacaaaaaaaaaacctgaacaaaAGCATGCTTCTTTCTCTGCTCTcaagttcatcagttttctctcaggaggtag is from Gracilinanus agilis isolate LMUSP501 chromosome 2, AgileGrace, whole genome shotgun sequence and encodes:
- the SURF6 gene encoding surfeit locus protein 6, whose amino-acid sequence is MASLIAKDSYLQNLAKKICSQQTVEPQKRKWAPKSGHLETTGPPKKKKKKKKEQKNKSQKQDEKAKGIQNKPTDSRQSKTPGAKIPAVTEMKALSSTTEDSTVVPASKPGSFLAMDILRQRLHEKIQEASGQGHTKLLSPAALEKRQRRKQERERKKRKRKELRAKEKAAKAETKTEATEATPELPKQDPKGLTELVFNKLEVNEGPVSKAQKKKEKRQRVKGNLTPLTGKNYKQLLERVQARKSKLEELKEQDEEKAREMETKMKWTNLLYKAEGVKIRDDEELLKAALKRKEKRRAQRKRQWEKRTAHVVEKMQQRQDKRRRNLRKKKVAKIERRKAKARKKGRILPEDLEKAGLH